The following proteins are co-located in the Rhipicephalus sanguineus isolate Rsan-2018 unplaced genomic scaffold, BIME_Rsan_1.4 Seq3025, whole genome shotgun sequence genome:
- the LOC119376974 gene encoding histone H2A, which yields MSGRGKGGKAKGKSKTRSSRAGLQFPVGRIHRLLRKGNYAERVGAGAPVYLAAVLEYLAAEVLELAGNAARDNKKTRIIPRHLQLAIRNDEELNKLLSGVTIAQGGVLPNIQAVLLPKKTEKKA from the coding sequence ATGTCCGGACGTGGCAAAGGCGGCAAGGCGAAGGGCAAGAGCAAGACCCGTTCCAGCCGCGCGGGGCTCCAGTTCCCCGTGGGCCGTATCCACCGCCTCCTGCGCAAGGGCAACTACGCTGAGCGCGTCGGAGCGGGCGCCCCAGTCTACCTGGCTGCCGTGCTCGAGTACCTCGCCGCCGAGGTGCTCGAGCTGGCGGGCAACGCCGCTCGTGACAACAAGAAGACCAGGATCATCCCCCGTCACTTGCAGCTCGCCATCCGCAACGACGAGGAGCTCAACAAGCTGCTTTCCGGCGTCACCATCGCGCAGGGCGGCGTGCTGCCTAACATTCAGGCCGTGCTCCTCCCAAAGAAGACGGAGAAGAAGGCGTAA
- the LOC119376975 gene encoding histone H2B, with protein MPPQPSGKAVKKAGKAQKNVRATDKKKKKRRRKESFSIYIYKVLKQVHPDTGVSSKAMSIMNSFVNDIFERIAAESSRLAHYNKRSTITSREIQTAVRLLLPGELAKHAVSEGTKAVTKYTSSK; from the coding sequence ATGCCTCCGCAGCCCTCTGGTAAAGCCGTGAAGAAGGCCGGCAAGGCCCAGAAAAATGTGCGCGCCAcggataagaagaagaagaagcgccgcaggaAGGAGAGCTTCTCCATCTACATCTACAAGGTGCTGAAGCAGGTGCACCCCGACACTGGAGTCTCCAGCAAGGCCATGTCCATCATGAACAGCTTCGTGAACGATATCTTCGAGCGTATCGCCGCGGAGTCGTCGCGTCTTGCTCACTACAACAAGCGCTCGACCATCACGAGCCGGGAGATCCAGACTGCCGTGCGCCTGCTGCTGCCCGGCGAGTTGGCGAAGCACGCGGTGTCCGAGGGCACCAAGGCCGTCACCAAGTACACCAGCTCTAAGTAG